A genomic stretch from Erwinia sp. E_sp_B01_1 includes:
- the yfcD gene encoding NUDIX hydrolase YfcD, whose product MVEQESGTEWVDIVNEDNEVVAQSSRAQMRAQCLRHRATYIVVHDGRGKILVQRRTTTKDFMPGMLDATAGGVVQSGEDLLESARREAEEELGIAAVPFAEHGLFYFEDQHCRVWGGLFSCLSHGPFAMQEEEVDEVFWMTPEEITARCDEFTDDSLKALSLWLSRNNEQSRLTASQA is encoded by the coding sequence ATGGTGGAGCAAGAGAGCGGCACGGAGTGGGTGGATATCGTTAACGAGGATAACGAGGTCGTCGCACAGTCCAGCCGTGCGCAAATGCGGGCACAGTGTTTGCGCCATCGCGCAACCTACATCGTGGTTCACGATGGCAGGGGTAAAATTCTGGTACAGCGTCGTACCACGACCAAAGACTTTATGCCCGGCATGCTGGATGCCACCGCCGGAGGCGTGGTGCAAAGCGGTGAGGATTTACTCGAATCAGCCCGCCGGGAAGCGGAAGAAGAGCTGGGCATTGCCGCCGTGCCTTTTGCCGAACACGGGCTGTTTTACTTTGAAGATCAGCACTGCCGTGTCTGGGGCGGGCTGTTCAGCTGCCTTTCGCACGGCCCGTTTGCCATGCAGGAAGAAGAAGTGGATGAAGTGTTCTGGATGACCCCGGAAGAGATCACCGCCCGTTGTGATGAGTTTACCGACGACTCCCTGAAGGCGCTCTCACTTTGGCTCAGCCGTAATAATGAGCAGTCGCGTTTAACCGCTTCCCAGGCTTAG
- a CDS encoding TIGR04086 family membrane protein translates to MSDNHIHPVYSEINNGLPLKRISWSAVFAGVIISTVIYLLLAILGTAIGATTIDPLKEQNPVDGLGTGAAIWTGLSMLISVAAGAFITGRLAQREGALHGLLMWAVNTLICLWLAIMIISSAVSGTASVIGSGFSMLGNGISAVAPSLADTAKEKLKENNIDLGNMQNELETTLRQTGKPELQPQNLQNDANKETDNAKNQAQNTASNPQSADTDLANWFKGVLSRNQDTLQAADMDALKNIIKARTGKSDQEVDQIVAQTQKSYDEARKQYQQLKAEAEQKAREAAEQAAAATAKASWMLLVVLLVEAAIAGAMGKLGRKTQPVQKVVR, encoded by the coding sequence ATGAGCGATAATCACATTCATCCGGTTTACAGTGAAATAAATAATGGTCTTCCTCTGAAGCGCATTTCCTGGAGCGCCGTATTTGCAGGCGTCATTATTTCCACCGTTATTTATTTGCTGCTCGCTATTCTGGGCACGGCGATTGGTGCCACCACCATTGATCCGTTGAAAGAACAAAATCCCGTGGACGGACTGGGGACAGGTGCCGCTATCTGGACAGGGCTGAGCATGTTGATTTCTGTTGCCGCCGGCGCATTTATCACCGGCCGTCTGGCTCAGCGTGAAGGCGCCCTGCATGGATTACTGATGTGGGCAGTGAATACGCTTATCTGCCTGTGGCTGGCGATTATGATTATCAGCAGCGCTGTCAGCGGCACAGCCAGTGTAATAGGTTCTGGTTTCAGCATGCTGGGCAATGGCATTTCCGCAGTTGCTCCCTCGCTGGCGGATACGGCGAAAGAGAAACTCAAGGAAAATAATATCGATTTGGGCAACATGCAGAATGAACTGGAGACGACGCTGCGTCAGACCGGTAAGCCAGAACTGCAACCGCAGAATCTGCAAAATGATGCCAATAAAGAAACCGACAACGCCAAAAATCAGGCGCAAAATACCGCCAGTAATCCTCAGTCAGCTGATACAGATCTGGCAAACTGGTTCAAAGGCGTACTGTCACGCAATCAGGATACGCTGCAGGCTGCCGATATGGATGCCCTGAAAAATATCATCAAAGCGCGTACCGGTAAAAGCGATCAGGAAGTTGACCAGATCGTTGCCCAGACGCAGAAAAGTTATGATGAGGCACGCAAGCAATATCAACAGTTGAAAGCTGAAGCCGAGCAGAAAGCCCGTGAAGCTGCTGAACAGGCCGCTGCGGCTACTGCTAAAGCCAGCTGGATGCTGCTGGTCGTGCTGCTGGTTGAAGCCGCTATCGCTGGCGCGATGGGCAAATTAGGCCGCAAAACTCAGCCCGTACAGAAAGTTGTTCGTTAA